A stretch of Geomonas oryzisoli DNA encodes these proteins:
- the rsmA gene encoding 16S rRNA (adenine(1518)-N(6)/adenine(1519)-N(6))-dimethyltransferase RsmA — protein sequence MEKRIKAKKEFGQNFLVDDNVLSRIVACVAPVSDDCILEVGPGRGALSRLLVASGARFVAVEWDRELIPFLHAEFAGNDRVEIGHGDILRVDLPQILNTRAPGRKWKVAANLPYNISSQVLFKFMDHCDLFESLVLMLQKEVGDRLTAPPACKEYGALTVLLRLHFDIRREFIVKPGSFRPVPKVDSAVLSFIPLAAPRVEVGDEDLFRRLVKGAFNQRRKTLLNSLRSAGFDDGDGSLSAALSRCGIDGLRRGETLSLEEFAALSRDLCSGKTLA from the coding sequence ATGGAGAAGAGAATCAAGGCCAAAAAGGAATTCGGCCAGAACTTCCTGGTGGATGACAACGTGCTTTCCCGCATCGTTGCCTGCGTGGCACCCGTCAGCGACGACTGCATCCTCGAGGTGGGGCCGGGCAGGGGGGCTCTGTCCCGGCTGCTGGTGGCAAGCGGCGCGCGTTTCGTCGCGGTCGAGTGGGACCGCGAGCTGATCCCGTTTCTGCACGCAGAGTTCGCCGGCAACGACCGCGTCGAGATCGGCCACGGCGACATCCTCAGGGTGGACCTGCCCCAGATCCTGAACACGCGGGCACCAGGCAGGAAGTGGAAGGTCGCGGCGAACCTCCCGTACAACATCTCGTCGCAGGTGCTCTTCAAGTTCATGGATCATTGCGACCTCTTCGAATCCCTCGTGCTCATGCTGCAAAAGGAAGTCGGCGACCGCCTGACCGCCCCTCCGGCCTGCAAGGAGTACGGCGCCCTCACGGTCCTTTTGCGGCTGCACTTCGACATCCGCCGGGAGTTCATTGTGAAGCCGGGCTCCTTCCGTCCCGTCCCGAAGGTGGACTCGGCCGTGCTGAGCTTCATTCCGCTCGCCGCGCCGCGGGTCGAGGTGGGGGACGAGGACCTGTTCCGCCGCCTGGTGAAGGGCGCCTTCAACCAGCGCAGGAAGACCCTCCTGAACTCCCTTCGTTCCGCCGGCTTCGACGACGGCGACGGCTCGCTCTCCGCCGCGCTCTCCCGCTGCGGCATCGACGGTCTCAGGCGCGGGGAAACCCTGTCGCTGGAAGAATTCGCGGCCCTCTCCAGGGACTTGTGCTCGGGGAAAACTCTGGCATAA
- the tsaD gene encoding tRNA (adenosine(37)-N6)-threonylcarbamoyltransferase complex transferase subunit TsaD, translated as MLLLALESSCDETAAAVVRDGRTVLSSIVASQIDIHAEYGGVVPEIASRQHLEAVSLVVEQALQEAGVAITDIEGIAVTQGPGLAGALLVGISAAKGLSLGRRIPLVGVNHIEGHLLAVFLERPVEFPFIALAVSGGHSHLYRVDGIGRYKTLGQTVDDAAGEAFDKVAKLIGLPYPGGVAIDRLAAGGDPRAIKFPRPLLHDGTFNFSFSGLKTAVLTHVGKHPEAKEQGINDLAASFQAAVCEVLTKKTAAAIAETGIKRLVVAGGVACNSGLRRSMAEYAEANGVELSIPSPKLCADNAAMIAVPGDFYLGAGYQSGFDLDALPVWPLDKLSARFPGGM; from the coding sequence ATGCTTCTTCTTGCGCTGGAATCTTCATGTGACGAAACCGCCGCCGCGGTGGTGAGGGACGGCAGGACCGTGCTCTCCAGCATCGTTGCCTCCCAGATCGACATCCATGCCGAATACGGCGGGGTGGTGCCCGAGATCGCCTCGCGGCAGCACCTGGAAGCGGTCTCCCTCGTGGTGGAGCAGGCACTCCAGGAGGCGGGGGTAGCGATCACCGACATCGAGGGGATCGCCGTGACCCAAGGGCCGGGACTGGCCGGCGCGCTCCTGGTCGGCATCTCCGCCGCCAAGGGGCTCTCCCTCGGGAGAAGGATCCCGCTGGTCGGGGTGAACCATATCGAGGGGCACCTCCTGGCCGTCTTCCTGGAACGGCCGGTCGAGTTCCCTTTCATCGCCCTGGCGGTTTCGGGAGGACATTCCCATCTCTACCGGGTCGACGGCATCGGCCGCTACAAGACCCTCGGGCAGACCGTGGACGACGCAGCCGGCGAGGCCTTCGACAAGGTGGCCAAACTGATCGGTCTTCCCTACCCGGGGGGCGTGGCCATCGACCGCCTGGCGGCCGGAGGCGACCCGCGGGCCATCAAGTTCCCGCGCCCTCTTTTGCACGACGGCACCTTCAACTTCAGCTTCTCGGGGCTAAAGACCGCGGTGCTCACCCACGTGGGCAAGCATCCGGAGGCGAAGGAGCAGGGGATCAACGACCTGGCCGCCTCCTTTCAGGCCGCGGTCTGCGAGGTGCTGACCAAGAAGACCGCGGCGGCCATAGCCGAGACCGGGATCAAACGGCTCGTGGTGGCCGGCGGGGTGGCCTGCAACAGCGGCCTGCGCCGCTCCATGGCAGAGTACGCCGAGGCGAACGGGGTGGAGCTTTCCATCCCCTCTCCGAAGCTGTGCGCCGACAACGCGGCGATGATCGCGGTCCCCGGCGACTTTTACCTCGGCGCCGGCTACCAAAGCGGCTTCGATCTCGACGCCCTGCCGGTCTGGCCGCTGGACAAGCTTTCGGCGCGTTTCCCGGGAGGGATGTAA
- a CDS encoding PhoH family protein: MKKIYVLDTNVLLYDPQALTKFEDNSIIIPITVIEEIDRFKKDMNETGRNARQVSRLMDAFRKEGSLSQGLDLESGGTLKIEIYEEKVMKRLPPELREERGDNRILAVAVDLMESQKQMPVILVTKDTNLRIKADALGLAAQDYESDKVAIDELYTGCATLEVGADVIDRFYSQGWLDLDNGYLPHQYLLLSEAGNPSHSAVGRFDHVSRRMMPLGKLDKEGVWSLFPRNLEQSLALDALLDDNIKIVTLVGKAGTGKTLLAIAAGLQKTAEENVYNRLLVSRPVFPMGRDLGFLPGDIEEKLSPWMQPIFDNVELLLSGHEGEKRHSKGYKELMAMGILEIEPLTYIRGRSIPNQYMIVDEAQNLTPHEIKTIVTRAGEGTKIILTGDPYQIDNPYVDAESNGLTYVVERLKEQTISAHVTMTKGERSELAELAANLL; encoded by the coding sequence ATGAAGAAAATCTATGTTCTTGATACAAATGTACTTCTGTACGACCCGCAGGCTCTCACCAAGTTCGAAGACAACTCCATCATCATACCCATCACGGTAATCGAGGAAATCGATCGTTTCAAGAAGGACATGAACGAGACGGGGCGCAACGCCCGCCAGGTCTCCCGACTCATGGACGCGTTTCGCAAGGAAGGCTCGCTTTCGCAGGGACTCGACCTGGAAAGCGGCGGCACGCTGAAGATCGAGATCTACGAAGAGAAGGTGATGAAGCGGCTCCCCCCCGAACTGCGCGAGGAGAGGGGCGACAACCGCATCCTGGCAGTGGCCGTCGACCTCATGGAATCCCAGAAGCAGATGCCGGTCATCCTGGTCACCAAGGACACCAACCTGCGCATCAAGGCCGACGCACTGGGGCTCGCGGCACAGGATTACGAATCCGACAAGGTCGCCATCGACGAGCTCTATACCGGATGCGCCACCCTCGAGGTCGGGGCCGACGTCATCGACCGCTTCTACAGTCAGGGGTGGCTGGACCTGGACAACGGCTACCTGCCCCACCAGTACCTGCTCCTGTCCGAAGCGGGTAACCCCTCGCACAGTGCGGTAGGGCGTTTCGACCACGTCTCGCGCAGGATGATGCCGCTGGGCAAGCTGGACAAGGAAGGGGTCTGGAGCCTGTTCCCCAGGAACCTGGAACAGTCCCTGGCGCTGGACGCCCTTTTGGATGACAACATCAAGATCGTGACCCTGGTGGGCAAGGCCGGCACCGGCAAGACGCTCCTCGCCATCGCGGCCGGCCTGCAGAAGACCGCCGAGGAGAACGTCTACAACCGCCTGCTGGTTTCGCGACCGGTGTTCCCGATGGGGCGCGACCTGGGCTTTCTCCCGGGGGACATCGAGGAGAAGCTCTCCCCCTGGATGCAGCCGATTTTCGACAACGTCGAGCTCCTGTTGAGCGGGCACGAAGGGGAGAAGCGCCACAGCAAGGGGTACAAGGAGCTGATGGCGATGGGGATCCTCGAGATCGAGCCGCTCACCTACATCAGGGGACGCTCGATACCGAACCAGTACATGATCGTCGACGAGGCGCAGAACCTGACCCCGCACGAGATCAAGACCATCGTTACCCGCGCCGGCGAGGGGACCAAGATCATCCTGACCGGCGACCCGTACCAGATCGACAACCCCTACGTGGACGCCGAGAGCAACGGCCTTACCTACGTGGTGGAGCGCCTTAAGGAACAGACCATCTCCGCCCACGTCACCATGACCAAGGGTGAACGCAGCGAACTGGCCGAACTGGCGGCGAACCTGCTGTAG
- a CDS encoding aminotransferase class V-fold PLP-dependent enzyme: MSVFLDNAATSFPKPDAVYQAMDAAMREVGVAPGRGGYRQSLAAARIVYEARSALARFFGVSDSSRLVFTHSATESINIAVFGLLKPGDHVVSTCVEHNALSRPLHLAAKRGVEVTFVASDADGVVSEQDIARAMRPNTRLVALAHCSNVTGAVQPIADIAQTARRGGALFLVDAAQSAGFFPIDAEAIGIDLLAAPGHKGLYGPPGTGILAVAPGITLEPLQVGGTGGSASAPEPPEQMPERLESGTVNTPAIAGLKAGLDFIESTGLDVIRAKETALVDQLLEGLSGIAGVRLYGPRQGERGAAVSFNVDGHDPAALGYLLDAEYDISVRVGLHCAPDVHRSIGSFPEGTVRVSPGFFNTESDIDFFLNALRAIIS, from the coding sequence ATGTCCGTATTCCTAGATAACGCAGCGACTTCATTCCCGAAACCGGATGCCGTGTACCAGGCGATGGACGCTGCCATGCGGGAAGTAGGCGTTGCGCCCGGCAGGGGAGGATACCGACAGTCGCTTGCCGCGGCCCGCATAGTCTACGAAGCACGCTCCGCATTAGCCCGTTTCTTCGGGGTCTCGGACTCCTCCCGCCTCGTGTTCACCCACAGCGCAACGGAATCGATCAATATCGCGGTGTTCGGACTGCTAAAGCCCGGCGACCACGTCGTCTCCACCTGCGTCGAGCACAACGCGCTGTCGCGTCCGCTGCACCTCGCGGCCAAGCGCGGCGTCGAGGTGACCTTCGTTGCATCCGACGCCGACGGCGTGGTTTCCGAACAGGACATCGCCCGCGCCATGCGCCCCAACACGAGGCTGGTGGCGCTCGCCCACTGCTCCAACGTCACCGGTGCGGTACAGCCCATCGCCGATATCGCCCAGACGGCGCGGCGCGGGGGGGCACTCTTCCTGGTGGACGCGGCGCAGAGCGCCGGCTTCTTCCCGATCGACGCCGAGGCGATAGGCATCGATCTTCTGGCCGCCCCCGGCCACAAGGGGCTCTACGGTCCTCCCGGCACGGGGATCCTCGCCGTCGCCCCGGGCATCACGCTGGAGCCGCTGCAGGTGGGGGGGACCGGCGGCAGCGCCAGCGCTCCCGAGCCCCCCGAGCAGATGCCCGAGCGGCTGGAGAGCGGCACCGTCAACACCCCTGCCATCGCCGGCCTGAAGGCGGGGCTCGACTTCATCGAATCGACCGGCCTGGACGTGATCCGGGCCAAGGAAACTGCCCTGGTCGACCAGCTCCTGGAGGGTCTCTCCGGCATCGCCGGGGTGCGGCTGTACGGTCCCCGGCAGGGTGAACGCGGCGCCGCCGTCTCCTTTAATGTGGACGGACATGACCCGGCGGCCCTGGGGTACCTGCTCGACGCGGAGTACGACATCAGCGTGAGGGTAGGGCTGCACTGCGCGCCGGACGTGCACCGCAGCATCGGCAGCTTCCCCGAGGGGACCGTGAGGGTCAGCCCCGGTTTTTTCAACACCGAATCGGATATCGACTTTTTTCTTAACGCGCTGCGTGCGATAATATCATGA
- a CDS encoding DHH family phosphoesterase: protein MLTWVSGRGRILIVVHDNPDPDSLASAMALRHLFAVKLNREAVIAFSGMIGRSENLAMAKLLQIPLTPFPLIDLKAFPVVCLLDTQPGTGNNSLPLDVRADIVIDHHPMRDGSASCRWVDIRPNYGTTATILYEYLKVQGVSVGTKLATALFYAIKSETQDLGREATRPDRDAYLVLFPLANKTLLNSITRPNLPREYFIALHSALEHANLYGKVLVASLDGVQFPEVVSELADLLVRLEGTETVLCLGHYSHELVLSIRTTSEEINAGELIRKLVAGIGTAGGHGMMAGGKIDEVEPERVGELEAVLTQRFLTELAVTDPPLALVP, encoded by the coding sequence ATGCTTACCTGGGTCAGCGGGCGCGGGCGGATTCTGATCGTGGTGCACGACAATCCCGACCCCGACTCGCTCGCCTCCGCGATGGCGCTCAGGCACCTCTTCGCGGTCAAGCTGAACCGTGAGGCGGTGATCGCCTTCTCGGGTATGATCGGCCGGAGCGAGAACCTCGCCATGGCCAAGCTGCTGCAGATACCGCTCACCCCGTTTCCGCTGATCGATCTCAAGGCCTTCCCGGTGGTCTGCCTTTTGGACACCCAACCCGGCACCGGCAACAACTCGCTCCCCCTCGACGTGCGCGCCGACATCGTCATAGACCACCATCCCATGCGGGACGGAAGCGCCTCCTGCCGCTGGGTTGATATCCGCCCCAACTATGGCACCACCGCGACCATCCTCTACGAATACCTGAAGGTGCAGGGTGTCTCGGTGGGAACCAAGCTCGCGACGGCGCTCTTTTACGCCATCAAGTCAGAGACCCAGGACCTGGGACGCGAGGCGACCCGTCCCGACCGCGATGCCTACCTGGTCCTTTTCCCCCTGGCCAACAAGACGCTTTTGAACAGCATCACCCGTCCCAATCTCCCCAGGGAATACTTCATCGCGCTGCACAGCGCGCTGGAGCACGCGAACCTCTACGGCAAGGTGCTGGTCGCCTCACTGGACGGGGTGCAGTTCCCCGAGGTGGTGTCGGAGCTGGCCGACCTCCTGGTGCGGTTGGAGGGGACCGAGACCGTCCTCTGTCTGGGACACTACAGCCACGAGCTGGTTCTCTCCATCCGGACCACCAGCGAGGAGATCAACGCCGGAGAGCTGATCCGCAAGCTGGTGGCCGGCATCGGCACCGCCGGCGGGCACGGCATGATGGCGGGGGGGAAGATCGACGAAGTGGAGCCGGAGCGGGTCGGAGAACTCGAAGCTGTGCTGACTCAGAGGTTCCTGACCGAGCTCGCGGTGACCGATCCGCCATTGGCCTTAGTCCCGTAA
- a CDS encoding CBS domain-containing protein: MEIITTHVNADFDCIGSMVAAKKLYPDAVLVFSGAQEKGVREFFQKAPHPEFEATRIKDVDFSAVTRLIVVDCQHSARLAKFGELAQKEGVELLIYDHHPISSGDLKAVGGIIRPCGSTTTILATLLMQRGIEVSPAEATLMMLGIHEDTGNLTFPSTTAEDYAVAAWLLERGAQLNEVADSIGRELTVEQVSLLNDLLTSLKTSSLKGVDVSVAHASVDRYIGDIASLAHMIRDMENLQVLFLVVGMQDRVFVVARSRIPEVRVGEILRELGGGGHATAASATVRGLTLIQVLEQLEAVLRKRVDPIRVARSIMSSPVKTLPPDCTIEEARERLVRYNVSAMPVLSGDQVMGIISRKTVEKALYHNLNSVPISDYMHSEFYAATPETPISEIQSYMVGGDSRLVPVLDQGQLVGVITRTDLLRYSLGSEAIYDLSRDAIQVKNREVEGMMRRYLPKTSVEILHNLGRVGDRLDLPVYAVGGFVRDLLLGQRNSDVDVTVDGDGILFAETFAAEFGCRVKSHEKFGTAVIVFPDGFKIDVASTRLEYYVSPGALPTVERSSLKMDLYRRDFTVNTLAIALNSQSFGKLIDYFGAYRDLQAKVIRVLHNLSFVEDPTRVFRAIRFEQRLNFRIAKHTEDLIKNAVKMDFLVKLGGRRLLSELVQILREKEPLQGISRMASLGLLRFIHPSIELTSELQAALEEVRYVVSWFDLLYLERPYERWAVYFLALCEVLSPEQFWATCTRLAVSEHQSEHLAEMRRQGAELIGAMERKLVRQERLENSDIYFTLRGLSVEILLYHMARSGNPETKRCISLYFTKLHGMEPLIGGEDLKRLGIKPGPIYRELLDAVLSARMNGRVSSKEDELRLVRELQS, encoded by the coding sequence ATGGAGATAATCACCACCCACGTCAACGCGGATTTCGACTGTATCGGCTCCATGGTCGCGGCCAAAAAGCTGTATCCGGACGCGGTCCTCGTGTTTTCCGGGGCGCAGGAAAAGGGGGTGCGTGAATTCTTCCAGAAGGCACCCCATCCCGAGTTCGAAGCCACCCGCATCAAGGACGTGGATTTTTCCGCTGTGACCCGCCTCATCGTCGTCGATTGCCAGCACTCCGCACGTCTCGCCAAATTCGGAGAACTCGCGCAGAAAGAGGGGGTCGAACTGCTGATCTACGACCACCACCCGATCAGCTCCGGTGACCTCAAGGCTGTCGGCGGTATCATCCGTCCCTGCGGCTCCACCACCACAATTCTCGCCACGCTCCTGATGCAGCGCGGCATCGAGGTCAGTCCCGCTGAAGCCACCCTGATGATGCTCGGCATCCACGAGGACACCGGCAACCTCACCTTCCCCTCGACCACCGCCGAAGACTACGCGGTTGCCGCCTGGCTCCTGGAACGCGGCGCGCAACTGAATGAGGTCGCCGACTCCATAGGCCGGGAGCTGACCGTGGAACAGGTCTCGCTGCTCAACGACCTGCTCACCTCTTTGAAAACCAGCTCCCTCAAAGGGGTCGACGTCTCTGTGGCGCATGCCTCCGTGGACCGCTACATCGGCGACATCGCCTCGCTGGCGCACATGATCCGCGACATGGAGAACCTGCAGGTGCTGTTCCTGGTGGTGGGGATGCAGGACCGCGTCTTCGTGGTCGCCCGCAGCAGGATCCCGGAGGTAAGGGTAGGGGAGATCCTGCGCGAGCTGGGGGGGGGCGGGCACGCCACGGCGGCGTCGGCGACGGTGCGTGGGCTCACCCTGATCCAGGTGCTGGAGCAGTTGGAAGCGGTGCTGCGCAAACGGGTCGATCCCATCCGCGTCGCGCGGAGCATCATGTCCTCGCCGGTCAAGACCCTTCCCCCCGACTGCACCATCGAGGAGGCGCGCGAGCGGCTGGTGCGCTACAACGTGAGTGCCATGCCGGTGCTGTCGGGCGACCAGGTAATGGGCATCATCTCACGCAAGACGGTCGAGAAGGCGCTCTACCACAACCTCAACTCGGTCCCCATCTCCGATTACATGCACTCGGAGTTTTACGCCGCGACGCCGGAGACGCCGATCAGCGAGATCCAGAGCTACATGGTGGGGGGGGATTCCCGTCTGGTGCCTGTTCTCGACCAGGGACAGCTGGTGGGGGTGATCACCCGCACGGACCTTTTGCGCTACAGCCTGGGGAGCGAGGCGATCTACGACCTGTCGCGCGACGCCATCCAGGTGAAGAACCGCGAGGTTGAGGGGATGATGAGGCGCTACCTCCCCAAGACCTCAGTGGAGATCCTGCACAACCTGGGACGTGTCGGCGACCGGCTCGATCTTCCGGTTTACGCGGTGGGGGGCTTCGTGCGGGACCTGCTGCTCGGTCAGCGCAATTCCGATGTCGACGTGACCGTTGACGGCGACGGCATCCTGTTCGCGGAGACTTTCGCCGCCGAGTTCGGCTGCCGGGTGAAGAGTCACGAGAAGTTCGGCACCGCGGTCATCGTCTTTCCCGACGGCTTCAAGATCGACGTCGCCAGCACAAGACTCGAGTACTACGTCTCGCCCGGGGCACTCCCCACTGTGGAGCGCTCGTCGCTGAAGATGGACCTGTACCGCCGCGATTTCACGGTGAACACGTTGGCCATCGCACTCAACAGCCAGTCGTTCGGCAAGCTGATCGACTACTTCGGCGCCTACCGCGACCTGCAGGCCAAGGTGATCCGGGTGCTGCACAACCTCTCCTTCGTCGAGGACCCGACCCGCGTGTTCCGCGCCATCCGCTTCGAGCAGCGGCTCAACTTCAGGATCGCCAAGCACACAGAGGATCTGATCAAGAATGCGGTGAAGATGGACTTCCTGGTGAAGCTGGGGGGGAGAAGACTCCTTTCCGAACTGGTTCAGATCCTTCGGGAAAAGGAACCGCTGCAGGGGATCAGTCGCATGGCCTCGCTTGGGCTTTTGCGCTTCATCCACCCTTCCATCGAACTGACGTCGGAACTACAGGCAGCCCTCGAGGAGGTGCGCTACGTCGTCTCCTGGTTCGACCTCCTGTACCTGGAGCGCCCCTACGAGCGCTGGGCGGTTTACTTCCTTGCCTTGTGCGAGGTGCTTTCGCCCGAGCAGTTCTGGGCCACCTGCACCAGGCTCGCGGTCAGCGAGCACCAAAGCGAGCACCTGGCCGAGATGCGGCGGCAGGGCGCGGAGCTGATCGGCGCGATGGAGCGCAAGCTGGTGCGGCAGGAGCGGCTGGAGAACAGCGATATCTACTTCACCCTGCGCGGGCTCTCCGTCGAGATCCTGCTCTACCACATGGCCAGAAGCGGAAACCCGGAAACCAAGCGCTGCATCTCGCTTTATTTCACCAAGTTGCACGGGATGGAGCCCCTGATCGGCGGCGAAGACCTGAAGCGGCTGGGCATCAAGCCAGGCCCCATCTATCGGGAGCTTCTGGACGCGGTATTGAGCGCCAGGATGAACGGCAGGGTCTCCTCCAAAGAGGATGAACTCCGGCTGGTGCGGGAGCTGCAGTCGTAG
- the amrB gene encoding AmmeMemoRadiSam system protein B, with protein MVRQPAVAGKFYTGDPDRLRLELAEMMPQGQGTTQKAIGIIAPHAGYVYSGKAAGTVYAAVEVPDAVLILGPNHTGAGVAAALAPENEWLTPLGPVPVNRRLSQLILEHAPLVREDPLAHRYEHSLEVQVPFLQYRNPGVSIAALCLALPDFPSIARVGEGIARAIAAYGEEVLIVASSDMTHYESAAAAKVKDDQALARLADMDPEGLLKVCREKNITMCGVIPATALLVAAKIMGARSCRLVHYTNSGEVNGDLHSVVAYAALMVS; from the coding sequence ATGGTACGGCAACCTGCAGTGGCTGGTAAGTTCTACACCGGCGACCCCGATCGGCTTCGCCTGGAGCTCGCAGAGATGATGCCCCAGGGGCAGGGGACGACCCAAAAGGCGATCGGCATCATCGCCCCGCACGCGGGCTATGTCTATTCCGGAAAGGCAGCAGGCACGGTGTACGCCGCGGTCGAGGTGCCCGACGCTGTGCTCATCCTGGGGCCGAATCACACCGGCGCCGGTGTGGCCGCGGCGCTCGCCCCCGAGAACGAATGGCTCACGCCGCTTGGCCCGGTGCCGGTAAACCGGCGCCTGTCGCAACTCATCCTCGAACACGCCCCGCTGGTCCGCGAGGACCCGCTGGCGCACCGCTACGAACACTCCCTGGAAGTCCAGGTCCCTTTCCTGCAATATCGCAATCCCGGCGTCTCCATCGCCGCGCTCTGCCTCGCGCTCCCCGACTTCCCTTCGATCGCCCGGGTGGGTGAAGGGATAGCCCGCGCCATCGCCGCCTACGGCGAGGAGGTTCTCATCGTGGCGAGCTCCGACATGACCCATTACGAATCCGCCGCCGCGGCCAAGGTGAAGGACGACCAGGCGCTGGCGCGGCTGGCGGACATGGACCCCGAGGGGCTTTTGAAGGTGTGCCGTGAGAAAAACATCACCATGTGCGGCGTCATCCCCGCCACCGCGCTCCTGGTCGCAGCCAAGATCATGGGAGCCCGTTCCTGTCGCCTGGTGCACTACACCAACAGCGGCGAGGTGAACGGCGACCTGCACAGCGTGGTCGCCTACGCCGCCCTCATGGTTTCCTGA
- the scpB gene encoding SMC-Scp complex subunit ScpB: MSGKSLKGIVESILFVHDQPLTLDRLTGILEEYDRTDLRAALDELIEDYETAERGIVLIQVAGGYQLRSRPEHGDYIRRLNKTKGVKFSQSALETLAIVAYRQPITRAEVEYLRGVDSGGVMKSLLEKKLLRIMGKKDVPGKPLIYGTSREFLELFGLKDLNQLPTLKEIQELVPPDPFADQPALPLGAGVATDSAPAADSVESAATDYSADSSESSDPSDSSDPSEFVEP, encoded by the coding sequence TTGTCGGGAAAGTCGCTAAAAGGAATCGTTGAAAGCATCCTGTTCGTTCACGACCAGCCGCTCACCCTGGACCGGTTGACCGGCATTCTGGAGGAGTACGACCGCACCGACCTGCGTGCCGCGCTGGACGAGCTGATCGAGGATTACGAAACCGCCGAGCGGGGCATCGTGCTGATCCAGGTTGCCGGCGGCTACCAGCTGAGAAGCCGCCCCGAGCACGGCGACTACATCCGCAGGCTCAACAAGACCAAGGGGGTCAAGTTCAGCCAGTCCGCCCTGGAAACCCTCGCCATCGTCGCCTATCGCCAGCCCATCACCCGCGCCGAGGTGGAATACCTGCGCGGTGTCGATTCCGGCGGGGTGATGAAAAGCCTCCTGGAAAAGAAGCTGCTGCGCATCATGGGCAAGAAGGACGTCCCGGGTAAGCCGCTCATCTACGGCACCAGCCGTGAATTCCTGGAACTTTTCGGCCTGAAGGACCTGAACCAGCTCCCCACCCTCAAGGAGATCCAGGAACTGGTGCCTCCTGACCCGTTCGCCGACCAGCCGGCGCTCCCGCTGGGAGCCGGCGTTGCTACCGACTCCGCGCCTGCCGCAGATTCTGTCGAATCCGCTGCTACCGATTATTCCGCCGACTCTTCGGAATCCTCCGACCCCTCGGATTCCTCCGACCCCTCGGAGTTCGTTGAACCGTAG
- a CDS encoding segregation and condensation protein A, whose amino-acid sequence MSLEEMQSNLFSEALEQSYRVQIEEFEGPLDLLLHLIKKNEVDIYNIPIAAITRQYLDYMEIMKDLNLDIAGEFLVMAATLLQIKSRMLLPVTPEEDADGEVEDPRAELVRRLLEYQRYRDASQMLNCRNLLGREVFARKFDSPELDELEPVEEPADVELFELIEAFQKVLARVSVDTFHDVVADGISIADRIGEVLSVLHAEKTVCFDSLFNTGMTRDLLVVTFLSILELCKLKLIKVVQTENQGSIWLHLAAKEGGEGEGGEEGTGSV is encoded by the coding sequence TTGTCCCTGGAAGAGATGCAGAGCAACCTTTTCTCCGAGGCCCTGGAGCAGTCCTACCGGGTGCAGATCGAGGAGTTCGAGGGACCGTTGGACCTGCTGCTCCACCTCATCAAGAAGAACGAGGTGGACATCTACAACATCCCCATCGCTGCCATCACCAGGCAGTACCTCGACTACATGGAGATCATGAAGGACTTGAACCTGGATATCGCGGGTGAGTTCCTCGTGATGGCGGCGACGCTGCTGCAGATCAAGTCGCGCATGCTCCTGCCGGTTACCCCGGAGGAGGACGCAGATGGAGAGGTGGAGGACCCGCGCGCCGAACTGGTGCGGCGCCTTCTGGAGTATCAGCGCTACCGCGACGCCTCGCAGATGCTCAACTGCCGCAACCTGCTCGGCCGCGAGGTCTTCGCCCGCAAGTTCGATTCCCCGGAGCTGGATGAGCTGGAGCCGGTTGAGGAACCGGCCGACGTCGAGCTGTTCGAGCTGATCGAGGCCTTCCAGAAGGTGCTGGCCCGCGTGTCTGTCGATACCTTCCACGACGTGGTCGCCGACGGCATCTCCATCGCCGACCGCATCGGCGAGGTGCTCTCGGTCCTGCATGCGGAGAAGACGGTCTGCTTCGACTCCCTTTTCAACACCGGCATGACCCGCGACCTCCTCGTGGTCACCTTCCTCTCCATCCTGGAGCTGTGCAAGCTGAAGCTGATCAAGGTGGTGCAGACCGAAAACCAGGGCTCCATCTGGTTACATCTCGCGGCCAAGGAGGGAGGAGAGGGTGAGGGTGGCGAAGAGGGGACTGGCTCCGTTTAG